From a region of the Thioalkalivibrio sp. XN279 genome:
- the fabF gene encoding beta-ketoacyl-ACP synthase II, whose product MSRRRVVVTGLGIVSPVGSSVTTAWENILAGRSGIGPITRFDASRFSTRFGGAVAGFDADDYLPPKDARKMDAFMHYGFAASRQAIEDAGIEVTEGNAHRIGVAVGAGIGGIETIERNFRAFLDAEESPRKISPFFIPGSIINMISGHVSIQYGMTGPNLSLVTACTTATHSIGVAARCIQYGDADVMVAGGAEMATTALGLGGFCSARALSTRNDDPVRASRPWDRDRDGFVLGDGAGCVVLEEYEHARTRGAQIYGELVGFGMSADAHHITAPPEDGDGARRCMLNALHDAGVNPDEVDYINAHGTSTPLGDKAETTAIKRAFGTHASGVAVSSTKSMTGHLLGAAGGVEAVFCLLAMRDGVLPPTINLDTPDPECDLDYVPNTAREARVRLALSNSFGFGGTNGSLLFRALD is encoded by the coding sequence TTGAGCAGGCGCCGCGTCGTCGTCACCGGCCTGGGTATCGTTTCGCCCGTGGGCAGCAGCGTAACCACCGCGTGGGAGAACATCCTGGCGGGGCGCAGCGGCATCGGGCCGATCACCCGGTTCGACGCCAGCCGCTTCAGCACGCGCTTCGGCGGCGCGGTCGCGGGCTTTGACGCGGACGACTACCTGCCGCCCAAGGACGCGCGCAAGATGGACGCGTTCATGCACTACGGCTTTGCGGCATCGCGCCAGGCCATAGAGGACGCCGGCATCGAGGTCACGGAGGGCAACGCCCATCGCATCGGCGTCGCCGTCGGCGCCGGCATCGGCGGCATCGAGACCATCGAACGCAATTTCCGCGCCTTCCTCGACGCCGAGGAGTCGCCGCGCAAGATCTCTCCGTTCTTCATTCCCGGCAGCATCATCAACATGATTTCCGGGCACGTCTCGATCCAGTACGGCATGACCGGTCCGAACCTGTCGCTGGTCACCGCCTGCACCACTGCCACGCACAGCATCGGCGTGGCCGCCCGCTGCATCCAGTACGGCGACGCCGACGTGATGGTGGCCGGCGGCGCCGAGATGGCGACCACGGCCCTCGGACTGGGAGGCTTCTGCTCGGCCCGGGCGCTCTCCACGCGCAATGACGACCCCGTGCGGGCCAGCCGGCCCTGGGACCGTGACCGCGACGGCTTCGTGCTGGGGGACGGCGCCGGCTGCGTGGTGCTGGAAGAATACGAGCATGCCCGCACGCGCGGAGCGCAGATCTACGGCGAGCTGGTCGGCTTCGGCATGAGCGCCGACGCCCATCACATCACGGCACCGCCCGAGGACGGCGACGGCGCCCGCCGCTGCATGCTGAACGCCTTGCACGACGCGGGCGTCAACCCGGACGAGGTGGACTACATCAATGCCCACGGCACCTCGACACCGCTGGGGGACAAGGCCGAGACCACGGCCATCAAGCGGGCCTTCGGCACCCACGCATCCGGCGTGGCCGTGAGCTCGACCAAGTCCATGACCGGCCACCTGCTCGGCGCTGCCGGCGGGGTCGAAGCGGTGTTCTGCCTGCTGGCCATGCGCGACGGCGTGCTGCCGCCGACCATCAACCTGGATACGCCCGACCCGGAGTGCGACCTGGACTACGTGCCGAACACGGCGCGCGAGGCGCGGGTCCGGCTGGCGCTGTCCAACTCCTTCGGGTTCGGCGGCACCAACGGCAGCCTCCTGTTCCGGGCGCTGGACTAG
- the acpP gene encoding acyl carrier protein, which yields MSSIEEQVKNIVAEQLGVKEEEVTNDASFVDDLGADSLDTVELVMALEEAFECEIPDEEAEKITTVQQAIDYIKARSN from the coding sequence ATGAGCAGCATCGAGGAACAGGTAAAGAACATCGTCGCCGAACAGCTTGGCGTCAAAGAAGAAGAAGTGACGAACGACGCCTCTTTCGTGGACGACCTGGGCGCAGACTCGCTGGATACCGTCGAACTCGTGATGGCGCTCGAAGAGGCCTTCGAGTGCGAGATTCCGGACGAGGAAGCCGAGAAGATCACGACCGTGCAGCAGGCCATCGACTACATCAAGGCCCGCTCCAACTGA
- the fabG gene encoding 3-oxoacyl-ACP reductase FabG, which yields MHDLNNEVALVTGASRGIGRAIALALGGAGATVVGTATSDRGAQAISATLAEAGIAGRGIKLDVASDDSVEQALADISAAEGAVTLLVNNAGITRDGLLLRMKIEDWQQVIDTDLTGIYRTSRACLRGMMKARRGRIVNIGSVVGLMGNPGQANYCAAKAGLVGFTRSLAREVGSRGITVNAVAPGFIATDMTATLSAEQRSALEKQIPLERLGAVEDIAQTVLFLCSAGASYITGEVINVNGGMYMA from the coding sequence ATGCATGACCTGAACAACGAAGTGGCCCTGGTGACCGGTGCGTCCCGCGGCATCGGCCGTGCCATCGCGCTCGCGCTTGGCGGTGCGGGCGCGACGGTCGTCGGCACGGCCACTTCCGACAGGGGGGCACAGGCCATCAGCGCGACGCTGGCCGAGGCCGGTATCGCCGGCCGCGGCATCAAGCTCGACGTGGCGAGCGACGACAGCGTGGAACAGGCCCTGGCGGACATATCTGCTGCCGAGGGTGCCGTGACCCTGCTGGTCAACAACGCCGGGATCACCCGGGACGGCCTGTTGCTGCGCATGAAGATCGAGGACTGGCAGCAGGTCATCGACACTGATCTCACCGGCATCTACCGCACCAGCCGGGCTTGCCTGCGCGGCATGATGAAGGCGCGCCGCGGCCGCATCGTGAACATCGGCTCGGTGGTCGGACTCATGGGCAACCCGGGGCAGGCCAACTACTGCGCCGCAAAGGCCGGCCTGGTCGGCTTCACGCGCTCCCTGGCCCGCGAGGTGGGATCTCGCGGCATCACGGTGAACGCTGTGGCGCCGGGTTTCATTGCCACCGACATGACCGCAACGCTGTCGGCAGAGCAGCGCAGCGCGCTCGAAAAACAGATCCCGCTGGAGCGCCTCGGCGCCGTGGAAGACATCGCGCAGACCGTGCTTTTCCTCTGTTCCGCCGGGGCGAGCTATATCACCGGGGAGGTCATCAACGTCAACGGCGGCATGTACATGGCTTGA
- the fabD gene encoding ACP S-malonyltransferase, with protein MSIAAVFPGQGSQSVGMLAGLLAAEPAAAAALAEASEALGYDLAALLRDGPAERLNQTEITQPAMLAAGVAAWRAWQAHGGRMAAAMAGHSLGEYTALVCAGAMEFADALRIVQLRGRRMQEAVPAGAGAVAAVLGLDDDAVRTACEAAAAEGGVVEAVNFNAPGQVVIAGDAAAVARAIEHARAAGARRAMSLPVSVPVHCALMDPVGAQLQEALSGIEIRPPVVPVYHNIDATPRTAPDEIRHALARQVHSPVRWVECVLAMQRAGATTMVEYGPGRVLCGLARRIDRALDALPVEDADTLATALEATGGAQHA; from the coding sequence ATGTCCATCGCCGCCGTATTTCCCGGCCAGGGATCGCAATCCGTGGGCATGCTGGCCGGGCTGCTGGCAGCGGAGCCGGCAGCGGCCGCCGCGTTGGCAGAGGCGAGCGAAGCACTCGGTTACGACCTGGCCGCCCTGCTGCGCGACGGCCCCGCCGAACGCCTCAACCAGACGGAAATCACCCAGCCCGCAATGCTGGCGGCGGGTGTCGCTGCGTGGCGTGCATGGCAGGCGCACGGCGGCAGGATGGCCGCCGCCATGGCCGGGCACAGCCTGGGCGAGTACACCGCGCTGGTTTGCGCCGGCGCCATGGAGTTCGCCGATGCGTTGCGCATCGTCCAGCTGCGCGGCCGCAGGATGCAGGAGGCCGTCCCTGCCGGGGCAGGCGCCGTCGCCGCGGTGCTGGGCCTGGACGACGATGCCGTGCGCACAGCCTGTGAGGCTGCGGCCGCCGAGGGCGGCGTGGTCGAGGCGGTGAATTTCAATGCCCCGGGCCAGGTCGTCATTGCCGGCGATGCCGCGGCCGTGGCGCGCGCGATCGAGCATGCGCGGGCCGCTGGCGCACGACGCGCCATGTCCCTGCCAGTGAGCGTGCCGGTGCATTGCGCCCTCATGGACCCGGTCGGCGCGCAGCTGCAGGAAGCGCTATCGGGTATCGAGATCAGGCCCCCGGTCGTGCCGGTGTACCACAACATCGATGCCACCCCGCGCACGGCGCCCGACGAGATCCGGCACGCGCTGGCGCGCCAGGTCCACAGCCCGGTGCGCTGGGTGGAATGCGTGCTGGCGATGCAACGGGCCGGCGCGACGACCATGGTCGAGTACGGCCCGGGCAGGGTCCTGTGCGGCCTGGCGCGGCGTATCGACCGCGCACTCGACGCGCTTCCGGTCGAAGACGCGGATACACTGGCGACGGCACTGGAAGCGACCGGAGGAGCGCAGCATGCATGA
- the gspG gene encoding type II secretion system major pseudopilin GspG: MSLSNTISSAVRTGPGGLRQGGFTLIEIMVVVVILGILAAIVAPNVISRIDDASINRAKQDIRGIESALKLYYMDNSRYPTTDQGLEALTTRPNDPSLRNWRGPYLDKLPRDPWNNTYRYLYPGRNGEFDVFTYGADNQPGGEGINAEIGNWSVY, encoded by the coding sequence ATGTCCCTTAGCAACACAATATCGAGTGCCGTTCGCACCGGGCCCGGCGGGCTCCGCCAGGGCGGCTTCACGCTCATCGAGATCATGGTCGTGGTCGTGATCCTCGGCATTCTCGCCGCGATCGTCGCGCCCAACGTCATCAGCCGCATCGACGATGCCTCGATCAATCGCGCCAAGCAGGACATCCGCGGTATCGAGAGCGCGCTCAAGCTCTACTACATGGACAACTCGCGCTACCCCACCACGGACCAGGGACTGGAAGCGCTGACGACGCGCCCCAACGACCCCTCGCTGCGCAACTGGCGCGGTCCTTACCTCGACAAGCTGCCGCGGGATCCTTGGAACAACACGTACCGGTACCTGTACCCGGGCCGCAACGGCGAGTTCGATGTCTTCACCTACGGAGCCGACAACCAGCCGGGCGGCGAAGGCATTAATGCAGAAATCGGCAACTGGTCTGTCTACTGA
- the gspH gene encoding type II secretion system minor pseudopilin GspH: MQKSATGLSTEPLSRPGRASGFSLIELLVVIVILAITAAMVVLGTATLKAGDPAETESRRLAALLQFVAEEALVQGRDYGVEFFPDGYRFLSWDPDSRLWSVVEDEAALRRRTLPPGLELVLAVDGREVVVEPEGRRRQADAESLAPQVAIFSSGELTPFELFLVQDFAADAWLLRGQVDGEVALLSPEETR, encoded by the coding sequence ATGCAGAAATCGGCAACTGGTCTGTCTACTGAGCCGCTTTCGCGGCCCGGCCGCGCGTCGGGCTTTTCGCTCATCGAGCTGCTGGTCGTCATCGTCATCCTGGCGATCACGGCCGCCATGGTCGTGCTCGGCACCGCGACGCTGAAGGCCGGGGACCCGGCTGAGACCGAGTCACGCCGCCTCGCCGCGTTGCTGCAGTTCGTCGCCGAAGAAGCCCTGGTGCAGGGCCGCGACTACGGCGTCGAGTTTTTTCCTGACGGCTACCGTTTTTTGTCCTGGGACCCGGATTCCCGCTTGTGGTCGGTAGTGGAGGACGAGGCGGCGCTGCGCCGACGCACCCTGCCGCCGGGACTCGAGCTGGTATTGGCGGTGGACGGGCGTGAGGTCGTCGTGGAACCAGAGGGACGGCGCCGGCAGGCCGATGCTGAGTCCCTTGCGCCCCAGGTGGCGATCTTTTCCAGCGGTGAGCTGACCCCCTTCGAACTTTTCCTGGTGCAAGACTTCGCTGCGGACGCGTGGTTGCTGCGCGGCCAGGTGGACGGCGAGGTGGCCTTGCTCTCGCCTGAGGAAACGCGATGA
- the gspI gene encoding type II secretion system minor pseudopilin GspI: MRRGRGFTLLEVMVALAIVSIGLIAAFNAVIQMAHSTTTLRERAFADWIAMNQLTELRVTGEFPDVGRFDGDVEFAGREWRWEASVSETGVEDLRRVDISVAYIERPEDLVTLLTGFIGRDSGPAALIDWWGATDAEAAPPGGEGTEEVEPEPANPPPPTPDENEEDE, from the coding sequence ATGAGACGCGGCCGCGGCTTCACGTTGCTCGAGGTCATGGTGGCGCTCGCCATCGTCTCCATTGGGCTGATCGCCGCTTTCAACGCCGTGATCCAGATGGCCCACTCCACGACCACGCTGCGGGAACGCGCCTTCGCCGACTGGATCGCCATGAACCAGCTGACCGAGCTGCGCGTGACCGGAGAATTTCCGGACGTCGGCCGCTTCGACGGTGATGTCGAGTTCGCGGGCCGTGAATGGCGCTGGGAGGCCAGCGTGTCGGAGACCGGGGTGGAGGACCTGCGTCGCGTCGACATCTCCGTCGCCTACATCGAGCGGCCGGAGGACCTGGTGACCCTCCTGACCGGATTCATCGGTCGCGACAGCGGACCGGCGGCGCTGATCGACTGGTGGGGCGCAACGGACGCCGAGGCGGCGCCGCCGGGCGGGGAAGGGACCGAGGAAGTCGAGCCGGAGCCGGCGAATCCTCCGCCCCCGACGCCCGATGAAAACGAGGAAGACGAATGA
- the gspJ gene encoding type II secretion system minor pseudopilin GspJ produces the protein MRRARGFTLLEVLIAVAVFAVVGVMAYGGLQAVLAQQAIARDNADRFREIQFAVQQVSRDLLQLNPRPVREPLGDGYRAALYSDPRGEVLLEFTRGGWTNPLGQPRAAVQRVSYVLEEDLLLRRHWFVPDQTLGVDPVEREVLSGVQEVRLRFFGPGGWSEEWPAGGTGADPSLRPLAIEVTLELEDWGEIRRLLEVPN, from the coding sequence ATGAGGCGCGCGCGCGGTTTCACCTTGCTGGAGGTGCTGATCGCGGTGGCCGTCTTTGCCGTGGTCGGCGTCATGGCTTACGGCGGCCTCCAGGCCGTGCTTGCCCAGCAGGCCATCGCGCGCGACAACGCGGATCGCTTTCGCGAAATCCAGTTTGCCGTGCAGCAGGTCAGCCGCGACCTCCTCCAGCTGAACCCGCGCCCCGTGCGCGAGCCCCTGGGCGACGGTTATCGTGCCGCGCTCTACTCCGATCCGCGTGGCGAGGTGCTGCTCGAGTTCACGCGCGGCGGCTGGACCAATCCTCTCGGCCAGCCGCGTGCCGCCGTGCAACGCGTCTCCTACGTCCTGGAGGAGGACCTGCTGCTGCGACGACACTGGTTCGTACCCGACCAGACGCTGGGCGTGGATCCGGTGGAACGCGAGGTGCTCAGTGGCGTGCAGGAGGTGCGGCTGCGCTTCTTCGGTCCCGGCGGCTGGAGCGAGGAATGGCCGGCCGGCGGCACCGGTGCCGATCCGTCGCTGCGACCACTCGCGATCGAGGTCACGCTGGAACTCGAGGACTGGGGCGAGATCCGCCGCCTGCTCGAGGTCCCGAACTGA
- the gspK gene encoding type II secretion system minor pseudopilin GspK translates to MRRQHGAALITAILVVALASAIAATLTWELFLDQRRALGRITVDHGLMYSLGAEAWASQVLRDDAEDNQVDHPREAWALQITPLPIEGGQIQGRIEDLNGRFNLNNLVDAGGATDAIAVEGFRRLLQSLELDVRLADRMADWIDRDLEPNFPDGAEDGEYLSRQPPFRAANRPVTSVSELLLVFPELGAEGYARLRPYVTALPRGTLININTALPEVLLSTSEQFGFTEAERIFLDQPEGGWETLEQLGDMIPEDARALLGTTSEWFRLSVRVDVGTQRFTMYSLLHRNPAGSVNSVIRTFADE, encoded by the coding sequence ATGCGCAGGCAGCACGGGGCCGCATTGATCACGGCGATACTGGTGGTCGCGCTCGCCTCCGCCATCGCCGCCACGCTGACCTGGGAATTGTTCCTGGACCAGCGCCGGGCCCTTGGACGCATCACGGTCGATCACGGCCTGATGTACAGCCTGGGCGCCGAGGCGTGGGCCAGCCAAGTGCTGCGCGACGATGCGGAGGACAACCAGGTAGACCACCCGCGCGAAGCCTGGGCGCTCCAGATCACGCCGCTGCCTATCGAGGGCGGCCAGATCCAGGGCCGGATCGAAGATCTCAACGGACGCTTCAACCTCAACAACCTGGTCGACGCCGGGGGCGCCACCGACGCGATTGCAGTCGAAGGCTTCCGTCGCCTGTTGCAGTCGCTGGAGCTCGACGTGCGCCTCGCCGATCGCATGGCCGACTGGATCGACCGCGACCTGGAGCCGAATTTTCCGGACGGCGCCGAGGACGGTGAGTATCTCTCGCGGCAGCCGCCGTTTCGGGCCGCCAATCGACCGGTCACCAGCGTGTCCGAGCTGCTGCTGGTGTTTCCCGAGCTCGGCGCCGAGGGTTATGCGCGCCTGCGGCCCTATGTGACCGCCCTGCCACGCGGGACCCTGATCAACATCAACACGGCGCTGCCAGAGGTGCTGCTGTCGACCTCGGAACAGTTCGGCTTCACCGAGGCCGAGCGGATCTTTCTCGACCAGCCCGAAGGGGGCTGGGAGACGCTGGAGCAGCTCGGCGACATGATCCCTGAGGATGCGCGTGCACTGCTGGGGACCACCAGCGAATGGTTCCGCCTTTCGGTCCGCGTCGATGTTGGCACCCAGCGGTTCACCATGTACAGTCTCCTCCACCGTAATCCGGCGGGTTCCGTGAACAGCGTTATCCGCACCTTTGCAGACGAGTGA
- the gspL gene encoding type II secretion system protein GspL has protein sequence MTETLVIRLDAVDSGQAAWVAVDDQGRRVGAPGRGALAEAAAAAAGRSVTVLVPAVDVLLTRTELPVRGAARILRALPFALEEQIAEDIEALHFAAGRPSGSEVPAAVVDREQLEGWLADLAEAGIEPQVICSEAEGCPAAPNHLNWLLDERRCLARSGTGLPLMLEIDSVDDALRFGPGFPVEEGQPRHLTAYLTPEARLKHNDALEALRPDLATLEVRLLPDGVLPHLAAGVVTREPINLLQGQFAPRTQLDRLWKPWRAAAALLALFIVVVVVRDGLELVHLQREEAQLNEAIAAAFQQALPGARMEDPRFQVERRLAALRGTVDPGNQGFLDALETVGSALGNSANIRLDALSYRAGVLDLKLMAPNVEALEQVRQAVGRDGRYTATIQQADPRGDGVEGRIQLTGEGA, from the coding sequence ATGACAGAAACCCTCGTCATAAGGCTTGATGCCGTGGATTCCGGCCAGGCGGCCTGGGTGGCCGTGGACGACCAGGGCCGCCGCGTCGGGGCCCCGGGGCGCGGCGCACTGGCCGAGGCCGCCGCGGCTGCGGCCGGCCGCAGCGTCACGGTACTCGTGCCGGCAGTCGACGTGCTGCTGACCCGCACCGAGCTGCCGGTGCGCGGCGCGGCGAGGATCCTGCGCGCGCTCCCGTTCGCGCTCGAGGAACAGATCGCCGAGGACATAGAGGCCCTGCATTTTGCCGCGGGCCGTCCCAGCGGCAGCGAGGTGCCCGCCGCGGTGGTGGATCGTGAACAGCTCGAGGGCTGGCTGGCCGACCTGGCGGAGGCCGGGATCGAGCCGCAGGTGATCTGTTCGGAGGCCGAGGGCTGTCCTGCAGCGCCGAACCATCTCAACTGGCTGCTGGACGAACGTCGCTGCCTCGCGCGCAGCGGCACCGGGCTGCCCCTCATGCTCGAGATCGACAGCGTCGATGACGCGCTGCGCTTCGGCCCGGGGTTCCCCGTGGAAGAAGGCCAGCCGCGCCATCTCACGGCTTACCTGACCCCGGAGGCGCGGCTCAAGCACAACGATGCGCTCGAGGCCCTACGCCCGGACCTCGCGACGCTCGAGGTGCGCCTGCTGCCCGACGGCGTACTGCCCCATCTCGCCGCGGGGGTGGTCACGCGCGAACCCATCAACCTGCTGCAGGGCCAGTTTGCGCCCCGTACCCAGCTCGACCGCCTGTGGAAGCCCTGGCGGGCCGCGGCGGCCCTGCTGGCACTCTTCATTGTTGTCGTGGTGGTGCGCGACGGGCTCGAACTGGTCCACCTGCAGCGCGAGGAAGCGCAGCTGAACGAGGCCATCGCTGCGGCCTTCCAGCAGGCCCTGCCCGGCGCCCGCATGGAGGATCCGCGCTTCCAGGTGGAGCGCCGGCTGGCGGCATTGCGCGGGACGGTCGATCCGGGCAACCAGGGATTCCTGGACGCGCTCGAGACGGTCGGCAGCGCGCTGGGCAATAGCGCCAATATCCGCCTCGATGCCCTGAGCTACCGCGCCGGCGTGCTCGACCTGAAATTGATGGCGCCCAACGTGGAAGCACTTGAACAGGTGCGCCAGGCGGTGGGCCGCGACGGGCGTTACACGGCCACCATCCAGCAGGCGGATCCGCGCGGCGACGGCGTCGAGGGCCGGATCCAGCTGACGGGAGAAGGCGCATGA
- the gspM gene encoding type II secretion system protein GspM, with translation MKDWYLGLEPRERLVVTVGGVVVVLLLFWGLVLSPIYGASAAASQRVDEKRATLAFLRTAAAELAGAPAMSAGGPDLSGQSLVVVVDRSARSAGLGAALARNQPVGEDGIRVRLENASFDALAAWLGTLSSGSGLTIESASFERAPDDGRVNANLTLRLGQP, from the coding sequence ATGAAGGACTGGTACCTCGGCCTGGAGCCCCGGGAACGCCTGGTAGTGACCGTCGGCGGTGTCGTCGTCGTGCTGCTGCTGTTCTGGGGCCTGGTGCTGAGTCCGATCTACGGTGCCTCGGCAGCGGCGTCACAACGGGTCGACGAGAAGCGGGCCACCCTCGCCTTCCTGCGCACGGCTGCCGCCGAACTGGCCGGTGCCCCGGCCATGAGTGCCGGCGGTCCCGACTTGTCGGGACAGTCGCTGGTGGTGGTGGTGGACCGCAGCGCTCGCTCGGCCGGCCTCGGTGCGGCGCTGGCGCGCAATCAGCCGGTCGGGGAAGACGGTATACGGGTGCGGCTGGAAAACGCCTCTTTCGACGCCCTGGCCGCCTGGCTGGGCACGCTCAGCAGTGGCTCCGGCCTGACCATCGAGTCCGCCAGTTTCGAGCGCGCGCCCGACGACGGCCGCGTCAACGCCAACCTGACGCTGCGCCTGGGACAGCCGTGA
- a CDS encoding type II secretion system protein N produces the protein MNSRRRIVLLAGAGILAALAGIVAHFPARLALAWFAPPGVVAWGVEGSVWEGRAAGIIVRGHGLGALSWDAQPAGLLTLQPAWRLDLRTADGFVSGRFATSLLGNRQRIDDLEGALELASLPPALVPDGVAGQARIGLQTLLLESGWPAAVTGRATVAGLELPGVILALGPFEFVFPEHDGTPVGAIRSLGGPLEVDGQIELPGSGQWRFSAELAPGENPPRELVDGLRFVGEDLGNGRRRLEMSSEP, from the coding sequence GTGAACTCCCGTCGCCGCATCGTGCTGCTCGCGGGCGCGGGCATCCTCGCCGCGCTCGCCGGCATAGTGGCTCACTTCCCTGCCCGCCTGGCGCTGGCCTGGTTCGCACCCCCCGGCGTCGTTGCCTGGGGTGTCGAGGGCAGTGTGTGGGAGGGTCGGGCCGCGGGGATCATCGTGCGCGGCCACGGCCTCGGCGCGCTGTCCTGGGACGCCCAGCCCGCCGGCCTGCTGACGCTGCAGCCTGCCTGGCGACTCGACCTGCGCACGGCCGACGGGTTCGTGTCGGGACGTTTCGCCACTTCCCTGCTCGGCAACAGGCAGCGCATCGACGACCTGGAAGGCGCGCTCGAGCTCGCCTCCCTGCCGCCGGCGCTGGTGCCGGATGGCGTGGCGGGGCAGGCACGCATCGGGTTGCAGACCTTGCTGCTCGAGTCGGGCTGGCCGGCCGCAGTGACCGGGCGTGCCACCGTGGCCGGGCTGGAGTTGCCGGGCGTGATTCTCGCCCTGGGTCCGTTTGAATTCGTCTTCCCGGAGCATGACGGCACCCCCGTCGGCGCCATCCGGTCGCTGGGCGGGCCGCTGGAGGTCGACGGGCAGATCGAGCTGCCCGGGTCCGGACAGTGGCGGTTCAGCGCCGAGCTCGCGCCGGGCGAGAATCCGCCGCGCGAACTCGTGGACGGGCTGCGCTTCGTCGGCGAAGACCTGGGCAATGGCCGACGGCGCCTGGAGATGAGCAGCGAGCCCTAG